From Cupriavidus necator N-1:
TGCTGCCTTGGGGGCGATTCCTGGCGCCCCATTCCTTGTAGGCGTTCAGAAAGACCTGCCAGGCGTCTCCCTGGATCAGGATCCCCGGGCCCGCGCCGAAGACTCGCTCGCGCGAATCCGACTGGCGTATGCCATCGATCCGGTCCTCGCCGATTTGTCCAAGCATATAGCCGGCCACACCAATTCTCAATCCATTCGAGATTGCGTAGGAAGCGGAGAGGTTTAGGTACAGCGCATCCCCGGGCTGGACGGAACTCGCGTGCAGAGCAGGCGCGGGCCGCGTGTTCTTTCCGTTCCATTGGTAATTGAGTCTGCCGCTGATCTCAAGCTTCCCGGTTGGCATGAGAGTGAACGCGTAGTACGGCGTCACCGTCCAAAGATGGGTGCCGGCATTCGCCATGCCATTGGCGTCATATTGCCCGGTGGGCGCGGAGAAGAGCAGGTCGAATCGCTGGAAGAACGGCATGCCGAACAGCGTCTGGCCGGTCCACTGAACGATGAAGGGGCTGAACTGGATATCGCCGGCAGCAAAGTCGTGATCTCCGGTGCCCGATCCGGGCCTGATATTGGCGTACACAAGCGGTAGCAGTACCTCGCCGCCGAGATGTCCGCCCAGGAGCGTGACATCCGGGGATATATAGGCAATATGTGGCACGATGGCCGCTGTCTCTACACGCGGGCTGCCAGGTGCAGCGTTGCCGTCGTTGTCCCGGATCCTTGTTGCGCGGTAATAGCTGGTACTGAGCTCAAACAGGAAGCCGGGAGCGGCGATTCCGTCCAGGAAGCTTGTATTGCCGAGATTCATCGGCGGGAGTCCCACTTCTGCATGAACGACGGATGCCATCAGGGCGCCGCAGGCGAGTGCGAGCGTCCGTGTCGCTAGCTGTTTCATTGGATTGTCTTTTGGCCCGGGCAGGCGTTTCGCTGCTGCTGCCGCGCACAATCTGGCGAGCCAGGGGCGATCTGTGCACGCCAGGAAGCAGGCTGTGAGCAAAAGGCTCACGCTACGAAAAGCGCAGCACGAGATTCCCCGGCCCGGCCGCCATCAGGATGACAAAGCCGCCGATAATGCTGATGTGCTCCAGGAACCCGGTGAAGAGCACCGTGCGCTGGGCGCCCTTCTGGTTCCAGAAGTCATAGAAGACCACGGCGGTGGCCAGCGTGAAGATCGCCAGCAGGAAGGAAGCGATGGCTGTCTGGTATCCCCCCATGATGGCAAGGCCGCACGACAGCTGCACGAGGATGGTCAGCGACAGCGCCACGCGTGGGAACGGCAGGTTGCGCGAGCGGACTTCGTCGAGGCCGTGGTTGAAGAAGACCAGCTTGTTGGCGCCGCTGAGGACGAACATGAAGGCGATGAACACCCGGCCGGAAAGGAGGTAGTAGTCGGCCATGCCGGCTCCTGGTTGCGCGGTTTGAAACAGGGGGAACGGTAGATTCGCCCGCGCAGTGGCGCGGGCGCGGAAAAAAGGCGGGCCGGTGCGCCAGATTGTCCCGGCCCGTCCTGCATCAGGTGCGGTCGTAAGAGAACTGGATGCCGGCAGTGCCGCCTGTCTGGATGAACAGGTCGATGAAGGCCGGAACGGTTTCCGAACGCGACCAGTCGCGCTGCAGTTCGCAGAACAGTTGCGCAACGCTGATCATCTTCCCGCCGGCCTGTTCGATGCGGCGCAGCGCGGCTTCATGTGCTGCGACGGAGGTGCCGCCGACGGCATCGGCGACGACGTAGACCTCATAGCCTTCCTTGAGCGCGTCGAGCGCCGGGAAGGTCAGGCAGGCCTCAGTCCACAGCGCGGTCATGATGAGCTTCTTGCGCCCGGTGGCCTCCACTGCTGCGCGGAATTCGACGTCCTCCCAGGAGTTGATCGAGGTGCGGTCATAGGTCGGGAAGTCGCCCAGCACTTTCTGCAGTTGCGGAATTGGCGGTTTGTTCAGCCCGGTCTTCACGTTCACGGTGGAGTGGACGATCGGCAGCTTGTAAGCAACGGCAGCACGGGACGTGCCGACGATGTTATTGATCAGCAACTGCCGGTCCATGGAGGCGATGGAGTTCACCTGAACCGGTTGGTAGTCAATGATCACAAAGGCTGAGTTCTGCGGAGTCAGCAGGTGGTCGCTTGCGGGATCGCGAATGGTTTCGCTGGCCATGGTTTTCTCCAGAGCAAATAGTGGGTTGCTGCTACGCGGCGCATCGGGGCAGGCAACGCTAGCGATGGCCTGTCGCGTTGAGCCTTTGCAGAATAAGCCAAGGATCAGGACTTGCGTGATAGTCATCTGCCAAACACGCCGTTCGTTATGAAAGAACGATCTGCGCGGCGCCGGATTCTCCTTGCGTGCACGGTAGCGTTTGACTAGGCTGTGCTCACACTATCCGTGCGGAGGACACACGTGATGGATGACTTTTATGTGCTGGTGGTCCTGTACGCGAAGCCCGGGCGCGAAGCCGAGCTACGGGAGAAGCTGCGGGCCGTGGTGGAGCCATCCCGCGGTGATGCGGGCAACCTGCGCTATGAGATGTTCGAACAGCAGGACGATCCGCGCCGGTTCATTTTCGTCGAGCACTGGGAGAGTCCCGCCACGCAGGAGGCGCATCACACGCAGACCGACCACATCCGCCGCTTCCAGGAGGAGGGCAGCGATGCGGTGGAGAGTGTGGAGTTGTTTTACCGGATGAAGCTGGTGACCTGACGGAGGGGCGAGAGGCCGATCGCCAACTGATCGCTATCGCCGCTCCGGCAGGATAGTGACGGTGCAAGTCGTGCCCATTGCCAGCAGCAGGTCGCGGGGTGGTGCATCCAGGTGGATCCGTACGGGGATGCGTTGCGCCAGCCGGATCCACGTGAAGACCGGATTCACGTCGGCCAGGAGGTTCGCCGTGGTGGGGTTGTCACGGTCGGCAATGCCGCGCGCGATGCTTTCCACGTGCCCTTCCAGCGGCTTGCCGCCGGAGAGTAGCCGGACCTCGGCCCTTGCGCCGACATGCACGTTCGGCAGCTTGGTTTCCTCGAAGTACCCGTAGACCCAGTAGGAGTGCTTGTCGATGAGCGCCATGCGCGCCGCGCCCGCGCTCACGTAGTCGCCGGCGTGCAGGTTGAGATTGGTCACATAGCCGTCCACCGGCGCGGAGACCTCGCTCCTGTGCAGGTTCAGCCGGGCGGTGTCCAGCGCAGCCAGGCTGGCGTCGTAGTTGGCCCGGGCCTGCTTCTCCTGGGCGCTGATGTCTTCGCGGCTTTCGGATGAGACAACGGCGCTGTCCAGGTTCATGCGCCGCATGGCCTGGCGGTGGCGCATGTCCAGTTCGGCCTTGCGTGCCTGCACTTGCGCCTCGGCCTGCGCCAGCGCCTGCCGGAAGCGCTCCTGGTCGATCACGAACAGCAGGTCGCCCTTGCGCACTTCCTGGTTGTCCCGCACCGGC
This genomic window contains:
- a CDS encoding putative quinol monooxygenase encodes the protein MDDFYVLVVLYAKPGREAELREKLRAVVEPSRGDAGNLRYEMFEQQDDPRRFIFVEHWESPATQEAHHTQTDHIRRFQEEGSDAVESVELFYRMKLVT
- a CDS encoding SphA family protein, which codes for MKQLATRTLALACGALMASVVHAEVGLPPMNLGNTSFLDGIAAPGFLFELSTSYYRATRIRDNDGNAAPGSPRVETAAIVPHIAYISPDVTLLGGHLGGEVLLPLVYANIRPGSGTGDHDFAAGDIQFSPFIVQWTGQTLFGMPFFQRFDLLFSAPTGQYDANGMANAGTHLWTVTPYYAFTLMPTGKLEISGRLNYQWNGKNTRPAPALHASSVQPGDALYLNLSASYAISNGLRIGVAGYMLGQIGEDRIDGIRQSDSRERVFGAGPGILIQGDAWQVFLNAYKEWGARNRPQGSKIVLRVLAPF
- a CDS encoding efflux RND transporter periplasmic adaptor subunit, whose protein sequence is MKPNGPAIVRVLATALLLTAAALLGYSLWQHYMYSPWTRDGRVRADVVNIAADVSGLVSRVPVRDNQEVRKGDLLFVIDQERFRQALAQAEAQVQARKAELDMRHRQAMRRMNLDSAVVSSESREDISAQEKQARANYDASLAALDTARLNLHRSEVSAPVDGYVTNLNLHAGDYVSAGAARMALIDKHSYWVYGYFEETKLPNVHVGARAEVRLLSGGKPLEGHVESIARGIADRDNPTTANLLADVNPVFTWIRLAQRIPVRIHLDAPPRDLLLAMGTTCTVTILPERR
- a CDS encoding DoxX family protein, with the protein product MADYYLLSGRVFIAFMFVLSGANKLVFFNHGLDEVRSRNLPFPRVALSLTILVQLSCGLAIMGGYQTAIASFLLAIFTLATAVVFYDFWNQKGAQRTVLFTGFLEHISIIGGFVILMAAGPGNLVLRFS
- a CDS encoding hydrolase, which translates into the protein MASETIRDPASDHLLTPQNSAFVIIDYQPVQVNSIASMDRQLLINNIVGTSRAAVAYKLPIVHSTVNVKTGLNKPPIPQLQKVLGDFPTYDRTSINSWEDVEFRAAVEATGRKKLIMTALWTEACLTFPALDALKEGYEVYVVADAVGGTSVAAHEAALRRIEQAGGKMISVAQLFCELQRDWSRSETVPAFIDLFIQTGGTAGIQFSYDRT